A section of the Macadamia integrifolia cultivar HAES 741 chromosome 9, SCU_Mint_v3, whole genome shotgun sequence genome encodes:
- the LOC122089116 gene encoding uncharacterized protein LOC122089116 encodes MTLALGNVTTVLIEGKDNPRGRLARIEVIVCLTAALLAFLIVFGSFRRRSYGSAVRLSIWAAYVTSYSLISYAVGLMQSAPFHNELFTVWAVFLLIVLGSADSISAYSLEDNEQRWRHYSEILLQTFWVSWLIAKYSAETKFKVPLWLLWVLSMCKAGERIASYASASRKFGLVRYTKLVADFMTCEPELSKDSEIDPTQMKGYHYLIRGEKQSMVTVEPPTYQMRLKMDPEIVTVQKVWECEGRLLKHNGDPDGRLKDICLSYALVKLLRRRFAGYPFVESSLDKTWRLVRDGLLDDPERTFRVIEVELAFLYDFFYTKYPVIFIFGFPTYKAIEIIMVVASSWIAVSTLDNYQPPEDTVTLVTSSGTNLDVLVTRVVVLSIAVMQFLQLLSLLFSDWATVVWVCKYISNHSNKFLEKVVQFFCHRRHRRCFNLKPWTRQLGQYSLLLSYHHNPPKPLDHSLTSTLVYQLTKGFSVYRIKLHMDVKKAVLQSLKANGRLLSNGLASLQQNRVDSDLGWACQLETHTHCILVWHIATTLCEIAPLQSQQGGREVNPHFRVASSISNYCSYLVASVPNLLPDHFYVIHFIFDRVVEEVNEILKGCKGRKKKYEEMMKKGETDPKTITAMGVKLAKELMDIGDQELRWKVLADFWAEMILFLAPSDNATSHAEQLVNGGEFLTHLWTLLSHAGILRREEDILMV; translated from the coding sequence ATGACGCTTGCGCTTGGGAACGTTACCACGGTTCTGATAGAGGGCAAAGACAACCCTCGTGGCAGACTAGCACGTATTGAAGTTATTGTGTGCCTGACAGCAGCCCTTCTTGCCTTTCTTATAGTATTTGGCTCATTCAGGCGTCGATCCTATGGTTCAGCAGTAAGGCTTTCCATTTGGGCAGCTTATGTGACGTCCTATTCTCTCATATCCTATGCTGTAGGGCTGATGCAATCTGCTCCCTTCCACAATGAATTATTCACCGTATGGGCTGTGTTCTTGCTCATTGTCCTTGGCAGTGCTGACTCCATCTCTGCCTACAGCCTTGAAGACAATGAGCAAAGATGGAGGCACTATAGTGAGATTCTTCTTCAGACGTTCTGGGTCAGCTGGCTAATTGCCAAGTACAGTGCAGAAACAAAGTTCAAGGTACCCCTTTGGCTCCTTTGGGTTCTAAGTATGTGTAAGGCTGGTGAGAGAATAGCATCTTATGCATCTGCAAGTCGAAAGTTTGGGTTGGTAAGATACACCAAATTGGTTGCAGACTTCATGACCTGTGAACCTGAACTGAGCAAAGACAGTGAGATAGATCCAACCCAAATGAAGGGTTACCATTACTTAATCAGGGGAGAGAAACAAAGCATGGTGACAGTTGAGCCACCAACATACCAGATGAGGCTAAAAATGGATCCTGAAATTGTAACAGTTCAAAAGGTATGGGAATGTGAGGGGAGACTTCTGAAGCACAATGGGGACCCTGATGGGAGATTGAAGGATATTTGCCTCTCCTATGCATTGGTCAAGCTTCTTCGCCGGAGATTTGCAGGGTACCCTTTTGTAGAGAGCAGCCTTGATAAGACATGGAGACTTGTCCGGGATGGGCTTCTAGATGATCCTGAAAGAACCTTCAGGGTCATTGAGGTAGAGCTTGCATTCCTTTATGACTTCTTCTACACCAAGTACCCTGTTATCTTCATTTTTGGATTTCCAACTTATAAGGCCATTGAGATCATCATGGTTGTAGCTAGCAGTTGGATAGCAGTCTCAACCCTTGATAATTATCAACCACCAGAAGATACTGTGACTCTTGTTACCTCTTCAGGGACCAACCTTGATGTCTTGGTCACTCGTGTAGTAGTTCTCTCCATTGCTGTCATGCAGTTTTTGCAGCTCTTATCCCTTCTTTTTTCAGATTGGGCTACAGTGGTTTGGGTCTGCAAATACATCAGTAATCATTCAAACAAGTTTCTGGAGAAGGTGGTTCAGTTCTTCTGCCATCGGCGGCATCGACGATGTTTTAATTTGAAGCCATGGACCCGGCAATTGGGTCAGTACTCACTTCTTCTATCTTACCATCACAACCCCCCTAAGCCGTTAGATCATAGTCTCACTTCCACACTTGTGTATCAGCTTACTAAAGGTTTTTCAGTTTACCGGATCAAATTGCACATGGATGTGAAGAAAGCTGTTCTTCAGTCTCTGAAAGCTAATGGCAGGCTCTTATCAAATGGGTTAGCTTCTCTGCAACAAAACAGAGTAGACAGTGACCTTGGTTGGGCATGTCAACTTGAGACACACACTCATTGTATTCTGGTTTGGCACATTGCCACCACCCTTTGTGAGATTGCACCCTTGCAATCACAGCAAGGGGGAAGAGAAGTAAATCCTCATTTTCGAGTCGCTAGTAGCATATCAAACTACTGTTCCTATCTAGTGGCTTCTGTTCCAAATCTGTTGCCTGATCACTTTTATGTTATACATTTCATTTTCGATCGAGTAGTTGAAGAAGTCAATGAGATTCTTAAGGGATGCaagggaaggaaaaagaagtacgaggagatgatgaagaaagGTGAAACTGATCCCAAAACAATAACAGCAATGGGTGTTAAGCTTGCGAAGGAACTGATGGACATAGGAGATCAGGAGCTAAGGTGGAAGGTCTTGGCAGATTTTTGGGCAGAGATGATTCTATTTCTAGCTCCCTCTGATAATGCTACTAGCCATGCAGAACAGTTGGTTAATGGTGGAGAGTTTTTGACACACCTATGGACTCTACTTTCTCATGCAGGTATTCTCAGAAGAGAGGAAGACATTCTCATGGTTTAA